A DNA window from Massilia putida contains the following coding sequences:
- a CDS encoding cation:proton antiporter, with translation MQDFLAILTSLAWPCAITLAWLVGEFGQRWTGLPRISFYGLAGFVLAAPQLGVLPPPETGTALLLADVGFGLILFELGYRINLRWLRTNPWIGVTGLVETGLTFIGVYLVADAFGAPLFDRLMLASLSMATSPATVVRVINEQKSSGQVTERALHLCALNCVLAVFAFNAAVGLWIFRTSEDVGDALWNSLVVLSVSTFTGAVFGLVVPGVLRLLGKVTQDATVAFALAVILLVSITYALGLSPVVAALAFGLTARHRRVAFSQAQRNFGALGELLTVVLFVFAASTLDWRRVWAGALLAGALVLVRLLAKTAGVTAFAHLSGISWRKGALTGVALTPLSVFVILLIEHARHAGVAVVEELRAVAAVTMLLEVFGPIILQRALVWAREAPEASHAA, from the coding sequence ATGCAGGATTTCCTGGCGATCCTCACCAGCCTCGCCTGGCCGTGCGCGATCACGCTGGCCTGGCTGGTCGGCGAATTCGGGCAGCGCTGGACAGGCCTGCCCCGCATCAGTTTTTATGGGCTTGCCGGCTTCGTGCTGGCCGCGCCCCAATTGGGCGTCCTGCCGCCGCCGGAGACCGGCACGGCGCTGCTGCTGGCCGACGTCGGGTTCGGGCTGATCCTGTTCGAGCTGGGTTACCGCATCAACCTGCGTTGGCTGCGCACGAACCCGTGGATCGGCGTCACGGGCCTCGTCGAGACGGGCCTCACCTTCATCGGCGTGTACCTCGTCGCGGACGCATTCGGGGCGCCCCTGTTCGACCGGCTGATGCTCGCATCGCTGTCGATGGCGACGTCGCCGGCGACCGTCGTCCGCGTGATCAACGAACAGAAAAGCTCGGGACAAGTGACGGAACGGGCGCTGCACCTGTGCGCGCTGAACTGCGTGCTGGCCGTGTTCGCGTTCAACGCCGCCGTCGGCCTGTGGATCTTCCGGACCTCCGAGGATGTCGGCGACGCGCTGTGGAACAGCCTCGTCGTGCTGAGCGTGTCGACGTTCACCGGCGCCGTGTTCGGGCTCGTCGTGCCGGGCGTCCTGCGCCTGCTCGGCAAGGTGACGCAGGATGCCACCGTCGCTTTCGCGCTGGCCGTGATCCTGCTCGTGTCGATCACGTATGCGTTGGGCCTGTCGCCCGTCGTCGCCGCGCTCGCGTTCGGGCTGACGGCGCGCCATCGCCGCGTCGCGTTCAGCCAGGCGCAGCGCAATTTCGGCGCGCTCGGCGAACTGCTCACCGTCGTGCTGTTCGTGTTCGCGGCGTCCACGCTCGACTGGCGCCGCGTGTGGGCCGGCGCCCTGCTTGCCGGCGCCCTCGTGCTCGTGCGCCTGCTCGCGAAGACGGCCGGCGTGACGGCGTTCGCGCATCTGTCCGGCATTTCGTGGCGCAAGGGCGCGCTGACCGGGGTGGCGCTCACGCCGTTGTCGGTGTTCGTGATCCTCCTGATCGAACATGCGCGCCACGCGGGCGTGGCGGTGGTCGAGGAATTGCGGGCCGTGGCCGCCGTGACGATGCTGCTCGAAGTGTTCGGTCCGATCATCCTGCAGCGCGCCCTCGTGTGGGCGCGCGAAGCGCCGGAGGCCAGCCATGCCGCTTGA
- a CDS encoding DNA topoisomerase IV subunit B, with the protein MATKKPAPDYSESSIRVLKGLEPVKQRPGMYTRTENPLHIIQEVIDNASDEALGGYCKNIDVTMNADGSITVEDDGRGIPVGLHPAEGVSTVEIVFTRLHAGGKFDKGSGGAYAFSGGLHGVGVSVTNALSKRLEITVWRKDDDGNGVHKLVFADGDVIEPLTSEPFERGGKKNGTRVTAWPDGKYFDSPNIPMSELQRLLRSKAVLLPGVTVTLTNAKTGDKQTWRYDEGLRGYLTEALAQTAGGGQTVIPLFEGAQYAAAGDEGFAEGEGAAWVVAWTEEGAVVRESYVNLIPTPSGGTHESGLRDGLFGAVKGFVEMHSLLPKGVKLLPEDVFARVSFVLSAKVLDPQFQGQTKERLNSRDAVKLVSTFTKPPLELWLNQHVEYGRKLAELVIKQAQSRLRSLQKVEKKKSSGVAVLPGKLTDCESTDITRNELFLVEGDSAGGSAKMGRDKEFQAILPLRGKVLNTWETDRDRLFANNEIHDIAVAIGVDPHGPDDSPDLSGLRYGKICILSDADVDGSHIQVLLLTLFFKHFPALFKNGHVCVARPPLYRVDVPARGKKPIQKLYALDDGELLAIEDKLKKEGLKEGVWSISRFKGLGEMNAEQLWETTMNPDTRRLLPVAFGDYGLAESAARFNMLMGKGEAAARRAWLEEHGNETEADI; encoded by the coding sequence ATGGCCACCAAGAAACCCGCACCCGATTACAGCGAATCATCCATCCGCGTCCTGAAAGGACTGGAGCCCGTCAAGCAGCGTCCGGGCATGTACACCCGCACCGAGAATCCGCTGCACATCATCCAGGAAGTGATCGACAACGCCTCGGACGAGGCGCTCGGCGGCTACTGCAAGAACATCGACGTGACGATGAACGCGGACGGCTCGATCACCGTCGAGGACGACGGCCGCGGCATTCCCGTGGGCCTGCATCCGGCAGAAGGCGTGTCCACGGTCGAGATCGTGTTTACGCGCCTGCACGCCGGCGGCAAGTTCGACAAGGGTTCCGGTGGCGCGTACGCGTTCTCGGGCGGCCTGCACGGCGTGGGCGTGTCCGTCACGAACGCGCTGTCGAAGCGCCTCGAGATCACCGTCTGGCGCAAGGACGACGACGGTAACGGCGTGCACAAGCTGGTGTTCGCCGACGGCGACGTGATCGAACCGCTGACGTCGGAACCGTTCGAGCGCGGCGGCAAGAAGAACGGTACGCGCGTCACCGCCTGGCCGGACGGTAAATACTTCGATTCGCCGAACATCCCGATGAGCGAGCTGCAGCGCCTGCTGCGCTCGAAGGCCGTGCTGCTGCCGGGCGTCACCGTCACGCTGACCAACGCGAAGACGGGCGACAAGCAGACCTGGCGCTACGACGAAGGCCTGCGCGGCTACCTGACGGAAGCGCTGGCGCAGACGGCGGGCGGCGGCCAGACCGTGATCCCGCTGTTCGAAGGCGCGCAATACGCGGCGGCGGGCGATGAAGGTTTCGCGGAAGGCGAAGGCGCGGCGTGGGTCGTCGCGTGGACGGAAGAAGGCGCCGTCGTGCGCGAATCGTACGTCAACCTGATCCCGACGCCGAGCGGCGGCACGCACGAATCCGGCCTGCGCGACGGCCTGTTCGGCGCCGTGAAGGGCTTCGTCGAGATGCACTCGCTGCTGCCGAAAGGCGTCAAGCTGCTGCCGGAAGACGTGTTCGCGCGCGTCTCGTTCGTGCTGTCGGCAAAAGTGCTGGACCCGCAATTCCAGGGCCAGACGAAGGAACGCCTGAACTCGCGCGATGCGGTGAAGCTCGTGTCGACGTTCACCAAGCCGCCGCTCGAACTGTGGCTGAACCAGCACGTCGAGTATGGCCGCAAGCTGGCGGAACTCGTCATCAAGCAGGCGCAGTCGCGCCTCCGGTCGCTGCAAAAGGTCGAGAAGAAGAAGTCGTCCGGCGTGGCCGTCCTGCCCGGCAAGCTGACCGATTGCGAATCGACGGACATCACCCGCAACGAGCTGTTCCTCGTCGAGGGCGATTCGGCGGGCGGCTCCGCGAAGATGGGCCGCGACAAGGAATTCCAGGCCATCCTGCCGCTGCGCGGCAAGGTGCTGAACACGTGGGAAACGGACCGCGACCGCCTGTTCGCCAACAACGAAATCCACGACATCGCGGTGGCGATCGGCGTCGACCCGCACGGTCCGGACGACAGCCCCGACCTGTCGGGCCTGCGCTACGGGAAGATCTGCATCCTGTCCGATGCGGACGTCGACGGCTCGCACATCCAGGTCCTGCTGCTCACGCTGTTCTTCAAGCACTTCCCGGCCCTCTTCAAGAACGGCCACGTGTGCGTCGCGCGCCCGCCTTTGTACCGCGTGGACGTGCCGGCGCGCGGCAAGAAGCCGATCCAGAAGCTGTACGCGCTGGACGACGGCGAGTTGCTGGCCATCGAGGACAAGCTGAAAAAAGAAGGCCTCAAGGAAGGCGTGTGGAGTATTTCCCGCTTCAAGGGCCTGGGCGAGATGAACGCCGAACAGCTGTGGGAAACCACGATGAACCCGGACACCCGCCGCTTGCTGCCGGTCGCGTTCGGCGACTACGGCCTGGCCGAATCGGCGGCGCGCTTCAATATGCTGATGGGTAAAGGCGAAGCCGCGGCCCGTCGCGCGTGGCTCGAAGAACACGGGAACGAGACGGAAGCGGATATTTGA
- a CDS encoding YbdK family carboxylate-amine ligase, which produces MPLEPFATSKPLTFGVELELQLVSLSDFDLTPASPDLMHLLKRKPFPGNVTPEITESMIEINSSVQTGYGALLAELLEIRDTLVAASDVLNIGIAGGGTHPFQHWSEQRISAKPRYQELSALYGYLAKQFTVFGQHVHIGCASGADALFLLHALSRYIPHFIALSASSPFVQGHDSGFDSARLNSVSAFPLSGRAPFTLGWDDFANVYFAKMERTRIIRSMKDFYWDLRPKPEFGTIELRVCDTPLTVERAAALAAYLQALCRHLLERKEAPPLEDDYLVYNYNRFQASRFGLDGVITHPKTYEQIPLRDDILATLTLMEPHAQALGSLDALPHLAAAAVEGDDAGYLRGQYERQGSAEGMVDAAIRRFRGR; this is translated from the coding sequence ATGCCGCTTGAACCCTTTGCCACATCGAAGCCGCTGACGTTCGGGGTCGAGCTGGAACTGCAGCTCGTCAGCCTGTCCGACTTCGACCTCACGCCGGCCAGCCCCGACCTGATGCACCTCCTCAAGCGCAAGCCGTTCCCGGGCAACGTCACGCCCGAGATCACCGAGAGCATGATCGAGATAAATTCGAGCGTGCAGACCGGCTACGGCGCGCTGCTGGCCGAGCTGCTCGAGATCCGCGACACGCTCGTCGCCGCCAGCGACGTGCTGAACATCGGCATCGCCGGCGGCGGCACGCATCCGTTCCAGCACTGGTCGGAGCAGCGCATCTCGGCCAAGCCGCGCTACCAGGAATTGTCGGCGCTGTACGGCTACCTGGCCAAGCAGTTCACCGTGTTCGGCCAGCACGTGCACATCGGTTGCGCCAGCGGCGCCGATGCGCTGTTCCTGCTGCACGCGCTGTCGCGCTACATCCCGCATTTCATCGCCCTGTCGGCCTCGTCGCCGTTCGTGCAGGGCCACGACAGCGGCTTCGATTCGGCGCGGCTGAATTCCGTGTCGGCCTTTCCCCTCAGCGGCCGCGCGCCGTTCACGCTCGGCTGGGACGATTTCGCCAACGTCTACTTCGCCAAGATGGAGCGCACGCGCATCATCCGGAGCATGAAGGATTTTTACTGGGACCTGCGGCCCAAGCCGGAATTCGGCACGATCGAGCTGCGCGTGTGCGACACGCCCCTCACCGTCGAGCGGGCCGCGGCACTGGCCGCCTACCTGCAGGCGCTGTGCCGCCACCTGCTCGAACGGAAAGAAGCGCCGCCGCTGGAAGACGACTACCTCGTCTACAACTACAACCGCTTCCAGGCCAGCCGCTTCGGCCTCGACGGCGTGATCACCCATCCGAAGACCTACGAGCAGATCCCGCTGCGCGACGACATCCTCGCGACGCTCACGCTGATGGAACCGCATGCGCAGGCGCTGGGCAGCCTGGACGCGCTGCCGCACTTGGCCGCGGCGGCCGTCGAAGGCGACGACGCGGGCTATCTGCGCGGGCAGTACGAACGCCAGGGCAGCGCGGAAGGCATGGTCGACGCGGCGATCCGGCGCTTCCGCGGCCGTTAA
- a CDS encoding GNAT family N-acetyltransferase encodes MIHVDPVTLEFNGVRLEPLGLHHLDGLRAAAADGELWNLRITSVPEPQDTENYIRTALEMGNRVTFAVVDAASDTVVGTTSYHDIMPAIDRVEIGYTWYAKSRQRSHVNTSCKLLLLSHAFDTLGCAVVGLRTDNFNYASQAAIERLGAKKDGVIRHHAPRRDGTVRDTVMYSIVRGEWHEIKSHLHYRLSRHAQ; translated from the coding sequence ATGATCCACGTCGATCCCGTCACCCTCGAATTCAACGGCGTGCGCCTGGAGCCGCTCGGGCTGCACCACCTGGACGGCCTGCGCGCGGCGGCCGCCGACGGCGAACTGTGGAACCTGCGCATCACGTCCGTGCCCGAACCGCAGGACACGGAAAACTACATCCGCACCGCGCTGGAGATGGGTAACCGCGTCACCTTCGCCGTCGTCGACGCCGCCAGCGACACCGTCGTCGGCACGACCAGCTACCACGACATCATGCCCGCGATCGACCGTGTCGAAATCGGCTACACGTGGTATGCGAAGAGCCGCCAGCGCAGCCACGTCAACACGAGCTGCAAGCTCCTGCTGCTGTCGCATGCGTTCGACACGCTGGGCTGCGCCGTCGTCGGCCTGCGCACCGATAATTTCAACTACGCGTCGCAAGCCGCCATCGAGCGCCTGGGCGCGAAGAAGGATGGCGTGATCCGCCACCATGCGCCGCGCCGCGACGGCACGGTGCGCGACACGGTCATGTACAGCATCGTGCGCGGCGAGTGGCACGAGATCAAGTCGCACCTGCATTACCGCCTTTCGCGCCACGCGCAATAA
- a CDS encoding ArsR/SmtB family transcription factor: MRDGPNIANIAALIGDHARAEVLNVLMSGMALTATELADAAGVTRQTISTHLAKLREAGLLAVEAQGRHRYFRIADADVAQLLESMMGVAFGTGAVRVRGSPREPALRKARVCYDHLAGELGVFVYESLARRGAFALDASGVALTDAGRALVAQLGIDPLPSATRRPLCRTCLDWSERRHHLAGTLGTALLDRFQQLGWARRVPDSRVLAFGVDGEAALKAWLG, translated from the coding sequence ATGAGAGACGGACCGAACATCGCCAACATCGCCGCACTGATCGGCGACCACGCCCGCGCCGAGGTGCTGAACGTGCTGATGAGCGGCATGGCGCTGACGGCGACCGAACTGGCCGACGCCGCCGGCGTCACGCGCCAGACGATCAGCACGCACCTCGCCAAGCTGCGCGAAGCGGGCCTGCTCGCCGTGGAGGCGCAGGGCCGGCACCGCTATTTCCGCATCGCCGACGCCGACGTCGCCCAGCTGCTGGAATCGATGATGGGCGTCGCGTTCGGCACGGGCGCCGTGCGCGTGCGCGGGAGCCCGCGCGAGCCGGCGCTGCGCAAGGCGCGCGTCTGCTACGACCATCTCGCCGGCGAACTCGGCGTGTTCGTCTACGAAAGCCTGGCCAGGCGCGGCGCGTTCGCGCTGGATGCAAGCGGCGTCGCGCTCACGGACGCGGGCCGCGCCCTCGTCGCGCAACTCGGCATCGATCCGCTGCCGTCCGCCACGCGGCGGCCGCTGTGCCGCACGTGCCTGGACTGGAGCGAGCGCCGCCATCACCTGGCGGGCACCCTCGGCACTGCGCTGCTGGACCGTTTCCAGCAACTGGGCTGGGCGCGCCGCGTGCCGGATTCGCGCGTGCTCGCGTTCGGCGTGGACGGCGAAGCGGCGCTCAAGGCCTGGCTGGGCTGA
- a CDS encoding vWA domain-containing protein — MLIDFFFTLRDAKVPVTIREFLTLLEALQQQVIAPSLDEFYYLARLTLVKDEAHFDKFDRAFGAFFKGIETVFDAKADIPLDWLLKRLERELTAEQKAQLQKLGYDKLMDRLQELLKEQKGRHEGGNKWIGTGGTSPFGNGGTNPEGIRIGGKGGNRSAVKVWDQRTYRDYDGERELGIRNIKVALRRLRRFARQGAPDELALDETIRSTANNAGWLDIKMQPERRNRIKVLMLLDVGGTMDDHIERTEELFSAAKAEFKHMEFYYFHNCVYDHLWKNNRRRHAERFPTWDVLRTYPSDTRLIFVGDATMSPYEILAPGGSVEYANDEAGAEWLARFCHAFPKFAWMNPEPEHLWQYRQSIDIIRRIMGNRMFPVTMDGLERAMRLLSK, encoded by the coding sequence ATGCTGATCGACTTCTTCTTCACCCTGCGCGACGCGAAGGTTCCCGTCACGATCAGGGAATTCCTCACGCTGCTGGAAGCGCTGCAGCAGCAGGTGATCGCGCCGTCGCTCGACGAGTTTTATTATCTCGCGCGCCTGACACTGGTGAAGGACGAAGCCCATTTCGACAAGTTCGACCGCGCGTTCGGCGCCTTTTTCAAAGGCATCGAGACGGTGTTCGACGCCAAGGCCGACATCCCTTTGGATTGGCTGCTCAAGCGGCTCGAACGCGAGCTGACGGCGGAGCAGAAGGCGCAGCTGCAAAAGCTCGGCTACGACAAGCTGATGGACCGCCTGCAAGAACTGCTGAAGGAACAGAAGGGGCGCCACGAAGGCGGTAATAAATGGATCGGCACGGGCGGCACGTCCCCGTTCGGCAACGGCGGCACGAATCCGGAAGGCATCCGGATCGGTGGCAAAGGGGGCAACCGCAGCGCCGTCAAAGTGTGGGACCAGCGCACCTACCGCGACTACGACGGCGAACGCGAACTGGGCATCCGCAACATCAAGGTCGCGCTGCGCCGCCTGCGTCGCTTCGCGCGCCAGGGCGCGCCCGACGAACTGGCGCTGGACGAGACGATCCGCTCCACCGCCAACAACGCCGGCTGGCTCGACATCAAGATGCAGCCGGAGCGGCGCAACCGCATCAAGGTGCTGATGCTGCTGGACGTGGGCGGCACGATGGACGACCACATCGAGCGCACCGAAGAACTGTTCTCGGCCGCGAAGGCCGAGTTCAAGCACATGGAGTTCTACTATTTCCACAACTGCGTCTACGACCATCTGTGGAAGAACAACCGCCGCCGCCATGCCGAGCGCTTTCCCACGTGGGACGTATTGCGCACCTACCCGTCCGACACGCGCCTCATCTTCGTCGGCGACGCGACGATGAGTCCCTACGAGATCCTGGCGCCGGGCGGCTCCGTCGAATACGCGAACGACGAAGCGGGCGCCGAATGGCTGGCGCGGTTCTGCCATGCGTTCCCCAAATTCGCCTGGATGAATCCGGAGCCCGAACACTTGTGGCAGTACCGCCAGTCGATCGACATCATCCGGAGAATCATGGGCAACCGCATGTTCCCGGTGACGATGGACGGGCTCGAACGGGCGATGCGGCTGCTCAGCAAATAA
- a CDS encoding SRPBCC family protein — MSTNTVELHRVLKSTADRVYRAFLTPAAVAKWLPPHGFTCTVHEQDGRVGGRYQMSFTNFTTGGSHSFGGEYLELEPGKRLVYTAEFNDPNLPGRMQTTVLLRDVFCGVEVKIKQEGIPAAIPAELCYLGWQESLQLLAQLVEPEIKE, encoded by the coding sequence ATGTCCACGAATACCGTCGAGCTGCACCGCGTTCTGAAATCCACCGCCGACCGCGTCTATCGCGCTTTCCTCACGCCCGCCGCCGTCGCCAAATGGCTGCCGCCGCATGGCTTCACCTGCACCGTGCACGAGCAGGACGGCCGCGTCGGCGGCCGCTACCAGATGTCGTTCACGAATTTCACGACGGGCGGGAGCCACTCGTTCGGCGGCGAATACCTCGAACTGGAACCGGGCAAGCGCCTCGTCTACACGGCCGAATTCAACGACCCGAACCTGCCCGGCCGCATGCAGACGACCGTGCTGCTGCGCGACGTGTTCTGCGGCGTCGAAGTCAAGATCAAGCAGGAAGGCATCCCCGCCGCGATCCCCGCCGAGCTGTGCTATCTCGGCTGGCAGGAATCGCTTCAACTGCTCGCGCAACTCGTCGAGCCCGAGATCAAGGAGTGA
- a CDS encoding AAA family ATPase codes for MHASRRFEGSDNYVATADLKLAVNAALTLARPLLIKGEPGTGKTMLAEEVAAALDMPLLQWHIKSTTKAQQGLYEYDAVSRLRDSQLGDERVRDIHNYIVKGVLWQAFTAPEPVVLLIDEIDKADIEFPNDLLRELDRMEFYVYETREMVVAKHRPLVIITSNNEKDLPDAFLRRCFFHYIKFPDRDTMADIVKVHYPTLKADLLSAALQSFYELRDVPGLKKKPSTSEFLDWLKLLLAEDIPVEVLRSQDGKTIVPPLAGALLKNEQDVGLFERLVAMARHNR; via the coding sequence ATGCACGCATCCCGACGCTTCGAAGGCAGCGACAACTATGTCGCCACCGCCGACCTGAAACTGGCGGTCAACGCCGCCCTCACCCTCGCCCGACCGTTGCTGATCAAGGGCGAACCCGGCACCGGCAAGACCATGCTGGCCGAGGAAGTGGCGGCCGCGCTGGACATGCCGCTGCTGCAGTGGCACATCAAGTCCACGACGAAGGCCCAGCAAGGCCTGTACGAATACGACGCCGTCTCGCGCCTGCGCGATTCGCAGCTGGGCGACGAGCGCGTGCGCGACATCCACAACTACATCGTCAAGGGCGTGCTGTGGCAGGCGTTCACGGCGCCCGAGCCGGTGGTGCTGCTGATCGACGAGATCGACAAGGCCGACATCGAATTCCCCAACGACCTGCTGCGTGAACTGGACCGCATGGAATTCTACGTGTACGAGACGCGCGAGATGGTCGTGGCGAAGCACCGCCCGCTCGTCATCATCACGTCGAACAACGAGAAGGACCTGCCGGACGCCTTCCTGCGCCGCTGCTTCTTCCACTACATCAAATTCCCCGACCGCGACACGATGGCGGACATCGTGAAGGTCCACTATCCGACCTTGAAGGCCGACCTGCTGTCCGCCGCGCTGCAAAGCTTTTACGAGCTGCGCGACGTGCCGGGGCTGAAGAAAAAGCCGTCGACGTCGGAATTCCTCGACTGGCTGAAACTCCTGCTGGCCGAGGACATCCCCGTCGAGGTCTTGCGCAGCCAGGACGGCAAGACGATCGTGCCGCCGCTGGCCGGCGCCCTGCTCAAGAACGAGCAGGACGTCGGCCTGTTCGAGCGCCTGGTGGCGATGGCGAGGCACAACCGATGA
- a CDS encoding antibiotic biosynthesis monooxygenase family protein: MIAVIFEVEPAPGRRQDYLDAAAALRPELDAIDGFISIERFTSLARPDRMLSLSFWRDEEAVKRWRTLPAHRAMQAAGRAGIFADYRLRVAAVVRDYGMHDRDQVPFDHSLISGSTSCASS, from the coding sequence ATGATCGCCGTGATCTTCGAAGTGGAGCCGGCGCCCGGCCGGCGCCAGGATTACCTGGACGCGGCCGCCGCGCTGCGCCCCGAGCTGGACGCGATCGACGGCTTCATCTCGATCGAGCGCTTCACCTCGCTGGCGCGGCCGGACCGCATGCTGTCGCTGTCGTTCTGGCGCGACGAGGAAGCGGTCAAGCGCTGGCGCACGCTGCCCGCGCACCGGGCGATGCAGGCGGCGGGCCGCGCCGGCATCTTTGCCGACTACCGGCTGCGCGTGGCCGCCGTCGTGCGCGACTACGGGATGCATGACCGCGACCAGGTGCCGTTTGATCACTCCTTGATCTCGGGCTCGACGAGTTGCGCGAGCAGTTGA
- a CDS encoding NIPSNAP family protein, whose translation MPITCFIRYEIDPVQRAAFCEYAENWGRIIPRLGGRLLGYFAPHEGTNYEAWGLVGFDSLADYEAYRLRLKKDGEARANFDFAREKRFILREERTFTEPVEGTLP comes from the coding sequence ATGCCCATCACCTGTTTCATCCGCTACGAGATCGACCCCGTCCAGCGCGCCGCGTTTTGCGAATATGCCGAGAACTGGGGCCGCATCATCCCCAGGCTGGGCGGCCGCCTGCTCGGCTATTTTGCGCCGCACGAGGGCACGAATTACGAGGCGTGGGGCCTGGTCGGCTTCGACAGCCTGGCCGATTACGAAGCCTACCGGCTGCGATTGAAAAAAGATGGCGAAGCCCGCGCCAACTTCGACTTCGCGCGCGAGAAACGCTTCATCCTGCGCGAGGAGCGGACGTTCACCGAGCCGGTCGAGGGCACGCTGCCATGA
- a CDS encoding gamma-glutamyl-gamma-aminobutyrate hydrolase family protein, giving the protein MALDNDKHANKPGEPASESGPPQDGPSGPPRVPDRRAGGGTSRYLRTDDTPLNLAGRVLRSRWRALADKFNRDFMRRTLRIGVSARIFHPEAGATGLRSKNLQYLEESIAQWVMSRDVLVFMVPTVNTNGLLHPSNITMRHYARHLDGLVLQGGADVSPMTYSETPTRPEWGGDRARDVYELELLHEFVDAGKPVLGICRGCQLINVAFGGTLYQDVATNVPGAQPHVHDIYDAHRHAIVFPQGSSLRKMFPKHERAVVNSIHHQAVKDLGRDIHVEAMSEPDGVVEAIRYQRAPFVMGLQWHPEFHRATGGDLLDCTPVLDEFLRAARETRL; this is encoded by the coding sequence ATGGCTTTGGACAATGACAAGCACGCTAACAAACCGGGCGAACCCGCGAGCGAATCCGGTCCGCCGCAGGACGGCCCGTCGGGCCCGCCGCGCGTGCCCGACCGCCGTGCCGGGGGCGGCACGTCGCGCTATCTGCGCACGGACGACACGCCGCTGAACCTGGCCGGCCGCGTGCTGCGCTCGCGCTGGCGCGCATTGGCCGATAAATTCAATCGCGACTTCATGCGGCGCACGCTGCGCATCGGCGTGTCGGCCCGCATCTTCCATCCCGAAGCGGGCGCGACAGGCCTGCGCAGCAAGAATCTGCAATATCTCGAGGAATCGATCGCGCAATGGGTGATGTCGCGCGACGTGCTCGTGTTCATGGTCCCGACCGTCAATACGAACGGACTGCTCCACCCCAGCAACATCACGATGCGCCATTACGCGCGCCACCTGGACGGCCTCGTGCTGCAGGGCGGGGCGGACGTCTCGCCGATGACGTATTCCGAAACACCCACCCGGCCCGAGTGGGGCGGCGACCGCGCGCGCGACGTCTACGAACTGGAACTGCTGCACGAGTTCGTCGATGCCGGCAAGCCCGTGCTGGGCATCTGCCGCGGCTGCCAGCTGATCAACGTCGCGTTCGGCGGCACCTTGTACCAGGACGTCGCGACGAACGTCCCCGGTGCCCAGCCGCACGTGCATGACATCTACGATGCGCACCGCCACGCCATCGTGTTCCCGCAGGGGTCGTCGTTGCGCAAGATGTTTCCCAAGCACGAGCGCGCCGTCGTGAATTCGATCCACCACCAGGCCGTCAAGGACCTGGGCCGCGATATCCACGTCGAAGCGATGTCGGAGCCGGACGGCGTCGTCGAGGCGATCCGCTACCAGCGCGCGCCGTTCGTGATGGGCCTGCAGTGGCATCCGGAATTCCACCGGGCCACCGGCGGCGACCTGCTCGACTGCACGCCGGTGCTGGACGAATTCCTGCGCGCGGCCCGCGAAACCCGCCTCTGA